Proteins found in one Stigmatella erecta genomic segment:
- a CDS encoding HAL/PAL/TAL family ammonia-lyase, which translates to MIQQTLIIDGFNLTAGQVLACARDRDCAIQVGLAQSSRDALKESRDYIESTWMHDGAPMMYSFNTGVGLLKDTRVQVAHIELFQAQLIRAHAAGMGEPFSEEVSRATMLLRANAFASNYSAPRVEVIERLLAFINAGIHPLMPQKGSVGASGDLAPLAYLSGALAGFEEAEVLYKGRRMSAPEAIRQAGIGPVRFELKAKDGSALINGCTVSLAAALLAADDARKLLLDACISLGLTLEAMRAEMLAFDERIHKARPHKGQLKTAAIVRRLMAGSTRATHAARAVPFPGELRRPDTEYTPRIQDVYSLRCAPQVYGPVFDALDYIDGILHTEINSATDNPLIFGKDGGGFEIISGGNFHGQYLAQAMDLLAIAVADLGSICERRQARLIDPTLSWGLPRNLMTGIAGVNTGYTVVSSSMSALVMENRTLCTPASVDSIPAKGNSEDHISNSTWCARKAATVVANTRYIVGVEMLLAAQALTMTGHLLPGLTLGAGTQAAYDEIRRRIPASLDGDRWYHHDIAAAHEFVASGAVRAAVEETVGKLGDTAA; encoded by the coding sequence TTGATCCAGCAGACACTCATCATCGACGGCTTCAACCTGACGGCCGGACAGGTCCTGGCCTGCGCGCGCGACCGCGATTGCGCCATCCAGGTCGGCTTGGCCCAGTCCTCGCGCGATGCGCTCAAGGAGAGCCGCGACTACATCGAGTCGACCTGGATGCACGACGGCGCGCCGATGATGTACAGCTTCAATACCGGCGTCGGCCTGCTGAAGGACACGCGCGTCCAAGTGGCGCACATCGAGCTGTTCCAGGCGCAGCTGATCCGGGCCCATGCCGCCGGCATGGGCGAGCCGTTTTCGGAAGAAGTCTCGCGCGCCACCATGCTGCTGCGCGCCAATGCGTTCGCCAGCAATTACTCCGCGCCGCGCGTGGAGGTGATTGAACGCCTGCTCGCCTTCATCAACGCCGGCATCCATCCGCTCATGCCGCAGAAAGGCTCCGTGGGCGCCTCGGGCGACCTGGCGCCGCTGGCCTATCTCTCCGGCGCGCTCGCTGGCTTCGAGGAAGCCGAGGTCCTGTACAAAGGCCGGCGCATGTCCGCACCGGAAGCGATCCGGCAGGCGGGCATCGGTCCGGTGCGGTTCGAGCTGAAGGCCAAGGACGGCTCGGCCCTGATCAACGGCTGCACGGTCTCGCTGGCGGCCGCCTTGCTGGCGGCCGACGACGCACGCAAGCTGCTGCTCGACGCCTGCATCTCGCTGGGCCTGACGCTGGAGGCCATGCGCGCCGAGATGCTGGCGTTCGATGAGCGCATCCACAAGGCGCGTCCACACAAGGGCCAGCTCAAGACCGCCGCCATCGTGCGCAGGCTGATGGCGGGCTCCACCCGCGCCACGCACGCCGCGCGCGCCGTCCCGTTTCCCGGCGAGCTGCGCCGCCCGGACACCGAGTACACGCCGCGCATCCAGGATGTCTACTCGCTGCGCTGCGCGCCGCAGGTCTACGGTCCGGTGTTCGACGCGCTCGACTACATCGACGGCATCCTGCACACCGAGATCAATTCGGCCACCGACAACCCGCTCATTTTCGGCAAGGACGGCGGCGGCTTCGAGATCATCTCGGGCGGCAATTTCCATGGCCAGTACCTGGCGCAGGCGATGGACTTGCTGGCGATCGCGGTGGCCGATCTCGGCTCGATCTGCGAGCGCCGCCAGGCACGGCTGATCGACCCCACGCTGTCGTGGGGCCTGCCGCGCAACCTGATGACCGGGATCGCCGGCGTGAACACCGGCTATACGGTGGTCAGTTCCTCGATGAGCGCGCTGGTCATGGAGAACCGCACGCTGTGCACGCCGGCCAGCGTCGACAGCATTCCGGCCAAGGGCAACAGCGAGGATCACATCTCCAATTCGACCTGGTGCGCCCGCAAGGCCGCCACCGTGGTCGCCAACACCCGCTATATCGTCGGCGTCGAAATGCTGCTGGCGGCGCAGGCGCTGACGATGACCGGGCACCTGCTGCCGGGCTTGACGCTGGGCGCAGGCACGCAGGCGGCGTATGACGAGATCCGCCGGCGCATTCCGGCCAGCCTGGACGGCGACCGCTGGTACCACCACGACATCGCCGCCGCGCACGAGTTCGTGGCCAGCGGCGCGGTGCGCGCGGCCGTGGAAGAGACAGTCGGCAAGCTCGGCGACACCGCCGCCTAA
- a CDS encoding SAM-dependent methyltransferase, which yields MTSPRPPMTPADVGRFYDQMGPFLATLLGDSIHVGYWSSPGDPSSGTEAQERLTEMMIQRARVGPGQRLLDIGCGTGWPAIRLAQATGCSVTGISVSAQQVEQANARAHKHGLSGQVQFQCADAMELAFADASFDAVWAFESLLHMPDRTQVLRHAFRVLRPGGALVLTDVTEPHPLAENERMLVYSGLMIASLLRFQDYAPLVESVGFTVQESLDITPNTRKSMVGTDTLIVQQQDQIGEAYGAQFHAMTLDLWPKIAAIFTDKLGYLLLAAVKPA from the coding sequence ATGACGAGCCCGAGACCCCCGATGACTCCCGCCGATGTGGGCCGCTTCTACGACCAGATGGGGCCGTTTCTCGCGACCCTGCTGGGCGACAGCATCCACGTGGGCTACTGGTCCAGCCCCGGCGATCCGAGCTCCGGCACCGAAGCCCAGGAGCGGCTCACGGAGATGATGATCCAGCGGGCGCGGGTGGGCCCGGGGCAGCGGTTGCTCGACATCGGGTGCGGAACCGGGTGGCCGGCCATCCGGCTGGCGCAGGCGACGGGCTGCTCGGTCACGGGGATCAGCGTCAGCGCCCAGCAGGTCGAGCAGGCGAACGCGCGGGCGCACAAGCACGGCCTCTCCGGCCAGGTGCAGTTCCAGTGCGCCGACGCGATGGAGCTTGCCTTCGCGGATGCCTCCTTCGATGCCGTGTGGGCGTTCGAGTCGTTGCTCCACATGCCGGATCGAACGCAGGTGCTCCGCCATGCCTTCCGGGTGCTGCGGCCCGGTGGCGCCCTGGTGCTGACCGATGTGACCGAGCCGCACCCCTTGGCCGAAAACGAGCGGATGCTGGTGTACAGCGGGCTCATGATCGCCTCGCTGCTGCGCTTCCAGGACTACGCGCCGCTGGTCGAGTCCGTGGGGTTCACCGTCCAGGAGTCGCTCGACATCACCCCCAACACCCGCAAGTCGATGGTGGGCACCGACACGCTCATCGTCCAGCAGCAGGACCAGATCGGCGAGGCCTACGGGGCGCAGTTCCACGCGATGACGCTGGATCTCTGGCCGAAGATCGCCGCTATCTTCACGGACAAGCTGGGCTACCTGCTGCTCGCCGCCGTCAAACCGGCGTAA
- a CDS encoding PAS domain-containing sensor histidine kinase encodes MHDDAGHGRTVLQLEQLNALLEAKVQSQGELLAETQERLRTLFENAPLSIQLLDVSGRTLQVNAAWRALWRIPPDVVENFILRGYNVLTDPQLEKHGILPYFQRALRGENSRIPAIRYDAAEPRLAGRARWVEGNLYPVKDAAGEVRQLVLIHEDVTERREAQELILRKSAEFEAVYQHLPEPVIMTSPERIIVLVNPAANALFGYAPDELIGRPVSLLEAEGTEPEHAPGAEAREVSYRHRSGERILTSTLSSVVRSAGGEVFGYVAIVRDIREQRREEEMRRFISNAGDVLASSLDPRETLSALARLAVPTLGDECLIDLLEDDGSVRRAEAVIADPRHEPVKAQAARFAIRRDRPENPPARALFEARPLLLPVLEGEKTGQRALGGEHAQATLEAEVHSMICVPLVARGRVLGVLSLLLAASRRSYTERDFAYAKQLAGKAAQAVENSRLYARATEAISARDEFLSICSHELKTPLTSLKLQLELACRSLQKPVPAGLPAEALNTRLGVAARQLRRVERLIDDMLDVSRIATGMLTMDMAPLSVRELVTETVHQTSEVFQSAGVALTVEVSGDARVHGDRVRLGQVLDNLLANALKYGEGKPVRIGVGFRGDRVELSVSDQGPGIAPRDLQRIFQRFERAVASRSITGLGLGLHISRQIAERHGGTLDVESELGAGARFTLCLPVEA; translated from the coding sequence ATGCATGACGACGCCGGCCACGGCCGGACGGTCCTTCAGCTCGAGCAGCTCAACGCGTTGCTCGAAGCGAAGGTCCAAAGCCAGGGGGAGCTGCTCGCCGAGACGCAGGAGCGCCTGCGCACCCTCTTCGAGAACGCGCCGCTGAGCATCCAGCTGCTCGACGTCTCGGGCCGGACGCTGCAGGTCAACGCGGCATGGCGCGCGCTCTGGCGCATCCCGCCGGACGTGGTCGAGAACTTCATCCTCCGCGGCTACAACGTCCTGACGGACCCCCAACTCGAGAAGCACGGCATCCTCCCGTACTTCCAACGGGCCCTGCGCGGCGAGAACAGCCGCATCCCGGCCATCCGCTATGACGCAGCCGAGCCTCGGCTCGCAGGGCGTGCGCGGTGGGTCGAGGGGAACCTCTATCCCGTGAAGGACGCGGCCGGCGAGGTCCGGCAACTGGTCCTCATCCACGAGGACGTCACCGAGCGGCGAGAGGCGCAAGAGCTCATCCTCCGCAAGAGCGCGGAGTTCGAGGCCGTCTACCAGCACCTCCCCGAGCCGGTGATCATGACTTCTCCCGAGCGCATCATCGTGCTCGTGAACCCGGCGGCGAACGCGCTCTTCGGCTATGCGCCGGATGAACTCATCGGCCGGCCCGTGTCCCTTCTCGAGGCCGAGGGGACGGAGCCGGAGCACGCGCCCGGAGCGGAGGCTCGCGAGGTGAGCTACCGCCACCGCAGCGGTGAGCGCATCCTCACGAGCACCCTGTCCTCGGTGGTGCGCTCGGCCGGCGGAGAGGTCTTCGGGTACGTCGCCATCGTGCGCGACATCCGTGAGCAGCGGCGAGAGGAGGAGATGCGCCGGTTCATCTCCAACGCAGGAGACGTCCTGGCCTCGTCGCTGGACCCTCGCGAGACGCTCTCCGCGCTGGCTCGGCTCGCGGTGCCCACGCTCGGAGACGAGTGCCTCATCGACCTGCTCGAGGACGACGGCTCGGTCCGCCGCGCGGAGGCCGTCATCGCGGACCCGCGGCACGAGCCCGTCAAGGCGCAGGCCGCCCGCTTCGCCATCCGCAGGGACCGTCCGGAGAACCCTCCTGCCCGGGCCCTCTTCGAGGCGAGGCCCCTGCTCCTCCCGGTCCTCGAGGGCGAGAAGACCGGGCAGAGGGCCCTCGGCGGCGAGCATGCACAGGCCACCCTCGAGGCGGAGGTGCACTCGATGATCTGCGTGCCGCTCGTGGCGCGCGGCAGGGTGCTCGGGGTCCTGTCCCTGCTCCTCGCCGCATCCCGGCGCAGCTACACGGAGCGGGACTTCGCCTACGCGAAGCAGCTCGCCGGGAAGGCCGCGCAGGCGGTGGAGAACTCGCGGCTCTATGCGCGCGCCACCGAGGCGATCTCCGCTCGCGACGAGTTCCTCAGCATCTGCTCCCACGAGCTCAAGACGCCGCTCACCTCGCTGAAGCTCCAGCTCGAGCTGGCCTGCCGCTCGTTGCAGAAGCCGGTCCCGGCCGGGCTCCCCGCCGAGGCGCTGAACACCCGCCTCGGGGTGGCCGCTCGCCAGCTGCGGCGCGTGGAGCGGCTCATCGACGACATGCTCGACGTGTCACGGATTGCCACCGGGATGCTGACCATGGACATGGCGCCCCTGTCGGTCCGGGAGCTGGTGACCGAGACGGTGCATCAGACGAGCGAGGTCTTCCAGTCCGCAGGCGTCGCCCTCACCGTGGAGGTCTCCGGCGATGCACGGGTCCACGGGGACCGGGTCCGGCTGGGGCAGGTGCTCGACAACCTCCTCGCCAACGCCCTGAAGTACGGCGAGGGGAAGCCCGTGCGCATCGGCGTGGGCTTCCGCGGAGACCGGGTGGAGCTTTCGGTCAGCGACCAAGGCCCTGGGATTGCGCCGCGAGATCTTCAGCGCATCTTCCAGCGCTTCGAGCGCGCCGTGGCCAGCCGGAGCATCACCGGGCTCGGCCTCGGCTTGCACATCAGCCGTCAGATTGCCGAGCGCCACGGCGGGACGCTCGACGTGGAGAGTGAGCTCGGCGCCGGGGCGCGGTTCACGCTGTGCCTTCCCGTGGAAGCGTGA
- a CDS encoding metal-dependent phosphohydrolase — translation MIADIKLPDSSIVRQAEELARSVSSDVLFNHVMRCYWFSELLAQLEGVKVDSELLFLSSVLHDLGLTGHAKGPHRFEIEGARAARTFLVERGVSRERAQSVWDNIALHTWDINLYRDDCSRLMELGVVYDVVGLQEARLDPADVAEVVRRYPRLNFKRAFNDVLTKELDSKQPYPHFFHICTHIEQNRAPISIPDVRTLLNGAPFTE, via the coding sequence ATGATTGCAGATATCAAATTGCCCGATAGCAGCATCGTCCGTCAGGCCGAGGAACTGGCACGCTCGGTCTCCAGCGACGTCCTCTTCAACCACGTCATGCGCTGTTATTGGTTCAGCGAGCTTCTCGCGCAGCTGGAAGGCGTCAAGGTCGACAGCGAGCTCTTGTTTCTCTCCTCCGTGTTGCACGACCTGGGCCTCACCGGGCACGCGAAGGGACCCCATCGCTTCGAGATCGAGGGAGCACGCGCGGCGCGGACCTTCCTGGTCGAGAGGGGCGTCTCGCGCGAGCGGGCGCAAAGCGTCTGGGACAACATCGCGCTGCACACGTGGGACATCAATCTCTATCGCGACGACTGCAGCCGCCTCATGGAGCTGGGCGTGGTCTACGACGTGGTGGGCCTGCAGGAGGCGAGGCTGGATCCGGCCGACGTTGCCGAGGTCGTCCGGCGCTATCCGAGGTTGAACTTCAAGCGCGCCTTCAATGACGTGCTGACGAAGGAACTCGACAGCAAGCAGCCGTACCCCCACTTCTTCCACATCTGCACCCACATCGAGCAGAACCGGGCGCCGATCTCGATACCGGATGTCCGGACCCTGCTGAACGGTGCGCCGTTCACGGAGTAA
- a CDS encoding glycoside hydrolase family 26 protein, translating into MTGFKGAVAGVVSCMAMLSSLEASALPLTGVYRGEVYSQPNLINAYSEWLGHNVTMGQGHQAKDSWANIENPTWQLQSWGNWVRAQPGRRLNYSVSMFPSGQGSLADCAAGIYDFRFRALANNMVAHGLQNSIIRLGWEFSGSWMPWYSGNGKQASFAGCFRRIVTAMRGAQPSAGFKFDWNPNYDIATADLAATYPGDAYVDYIGFDLYDQGWNGRYPVPSGCTGSCQLERWQNNWNVQFAPALSKFRTFAQSHNKPLSVPEWGVNDASTTGGGDNTFFVKQMLAFIFDPANNVGYHSYFDCQAGDGHHQLSDGDNNGGHSFQTEFPNAAAVFKTQHAALTHPPPSTGTPTAATATVSAAPVTRGAAFQVASSVTAPSATTVVVKYEIRSATTRELVSEKAYTSQAFTAGQTRAYSTSFVIPTSWPAGTYRVDTLVFSADWSKTLHYRNDTLFTAN; encoded by the coding sequence ATGACTGGTTTCAAAGGTGCGGTGGCAGGGGTGGTCTCCTGCATGGCGATGCTGTCCTCGCTGGAGGCATCGGCGCTGCCGCTGACGGGCGTGTACCGGGGCGAGGTCTACTCGCAGCCCAACCTCATCAACGCCTACTCCGAGTGGCTCGGCCACAACGTCACGATGGGCCAGGGCCACCAGGCCAAGGACAGCTGGGCCAACATCGAGAACCCCACCTGGCAGCTCCAGTCCTGGGGCAACTGGGTCCGCGCCCAGCCCGGCCGCCGGCTCAACTACTCCGTCTCCATGTTCCCCTCCGGGCAGGGCTCGCTGGCCGACTGCGCCGCGGGCATCTATGACTTCCGCTTCCGGGCGCTCGCCAACAACATGGTGGCCCACGGCCTGCAGAACAGCATCATCCGCCTGGGCTGGGAGTTCAGCGGCAGCTGGATGCCCTGGTACTCGGGCAATGGAAAGCAGGCGAGCTTCGCGGGCTGCTTCCGCCGCATCGTGACGGCCATGCGCGGCGCGCAGCCCTCCGCGGGCTTCAAGTTCGACTGGAACCCCAACTACGACATCGCCACCGCGGACCTGGCGGCGACTTATCCCGGGGATGCTTACGTCGACTACATCGGCTTCGACCTGTACGACCAGGGGTGGAATGGCCGCTACCCGGTGCCCTCCGGCTGCACGGGCAGCTGCCAGCTGGAGCGCTGGCAGAACAACTGGAACGTGCAGTTCGCCCCGGCGCTGTCCAAGTTCCGCACCTTCGCGCAGTCCCACAACAAGCCGCTGTCGGTGCCCGAGTGGGGCGTGAACGACGCGAGCACCACGGGCGGCGGGGACAACACCTTCTTCGTGAAGCAGATGCTGGCCTTCATCTTCGATCCGGCCAACAACGTGGGCTACCACTCCTACTTCGACTGCCAGGCAGGGGACGGCCACCACCAGCTGTCGGACGGGGACAACAACGGGGGCCACTCCTTCCAGACCGAGTTCCCCAACGCCGCCGCGGTCTTCAAGACCCAGCACGCCGCGCTGACCCATCCGCCCCCCTCCACGGGCACGCCCACGGCGGCCACGGCCACGGTGAGCGCCGCCCCGGTGACGCGCGGCGCGGCCTTCCAGGTGGCCTCGTCCGTGACGGCCCCGTCGGCCACCACGGTGGTGGTGAAGTACGAAATCCGCTCCGCGACGACGCGGGAGCTGGTCTCCGAGAAGGCCTACACCTCCCAGGCGTTCACGGCCGGCCAGACGCGCGCCTACTCCACGTCCTTCGTCATCCCCACCTCGTGGCCCGCGGGCACCTACCGCGTGGACACGCTGGTGTTCTCCGCCGACTGGTCGAAGACCCTGCACTACCGCAACGACACCCTCTTCACCGCGAACTGA
- a CDS encoding serine/threonine-protein kinase: MPDTLPHVPSAPLDVTLRSPASRNEAVGVEPAPLSQSLATTHRATVLPRVEWKGERPRMVPIERERFEELRALGHGGMGEVVLLQDHDIERQVALKRLSESPGADHVLRFVEEIRTVGQLDHPNIVPVHDVGVDAQGRYYFVMKHLQGETLESIIARLRQGDPAAHARFPVPVRVQVFLGVLNAMAYAHRKGFIHRDLKPANIMVGAYGEVTVMDWGLARRVHGQDTVAHVAEPESPRDVRKSFFMKTQAGTLVGTPLYMSPEQARGQHESVDARSDTYSLSVLFDEFLFLGHYLQGRESLADVLQGVETVTPRMVTSRNEHQPVVPSEYVWFLRKGFSKDPSQRYASADEMMAELQSLMDGHIQVRCERTLLKRGLHETLRRVDRYPMRIFAAGAAATGLVAASLGHLMWTLLAG; this comes from the coding sequence ATGCCGGACACGCTCCCTCACGTCCCCTCCGCGCCCCTGGATGTCACCCTGCGCTCCCCCGCCTCCCGGAACGAAGCCGTGGGGGTAGAGCCCGCGCCGCTGTCCCAGTCCCTGGCCACCACACATCGCGCCACGGTGCTCCCCCGCGTCGAATGGAAGGGCGAGCGCCCCCGCATGGTGCCCATCGAGCGCGAACGTTTCGAGGAGCTGCGGGCGCTGGGGCATGGCGGCATGGGCGAGGTCGTCCTGCTGCAGGACCACGACATCGAGCGGCAGGTGGCCCTCAAGCGCCTGTCGGAGTCCCCCGGCGCCGACCACGTGCTGCGCTTCGTGGAGGAGATCCGCACGGTGGGGCAGCTCGACCACCCGAACATCGTGCCCGTGCACGACGTGGGGGTGGATGCCCAGGGCCGGTACTACTTCGTGATGAAGCACCTGCAGGGCGAGACGCTCGAGTCCATCATCGCCCGGCTCCGGCAGGGAGACCCCGCCGCGCACGCGCGCTTCCCGGTGCCCGTCCGGGTGCAGGTCTTCCTCGGGGTGCTCAACGCCATGGCGTACGCGCACCGCAAGGGCTTCATCCACCGGGACCTCAAGCCCGCCAACATCATGGTGGGCGCCTACGGCGAGGTGACGGTGATGGACTGGGGCCTGGCGCGGCGTGTCCACGGCCAGGACACCGTGGCGCACGTGGCCGAGCCGGAGTCCCCCCGCGATGTGCGCAAGTCCTTCTTCATGAAGACGCAGGCGGGCACGCTGGTGGGCACCCCGCTCTACATGTCCCCCGAGCAGGCCCGGGGCCAGCACGAGTCCGTGGATGCCCGCAGCGACACCTACAGCCTGTCGGTGCTCTTCGACGAGTTCCTGTTCCTGGGCCACTACCTGCAAGGGCGCGAGTCGCTGGCCGACGTGCTCCAGGGCGTGGAGACCGTCACCCCGCGCATGGTGACCTCCCGCAACGAGCACCAGCCCGTGGTGCCCTCGGAGTACGTGTGGTTCCTGCGCAAGGGCTTCTCGAAGGACCCTTCGCAGCGCTACGCGTCCGCCGATGAGATGATGGCCGAGCTGCAGAGCCTCATGGACGGCCACATCCAGGTGCGCTGCGAGCGGACGCTGCTCAAGCGCGGCCTCCACGAGACGCTGCGGCGCGTGGACCGCTACCCCATGCGCATCTTCGCCGCGGGCGCGGCGGCGACAGGGCTGGTGGCCGCCTCGCTGGGCCACCTCATGTGGACGCTCCTCGCCGGTTGA
- a CDS encoding FG-GAP repeat domain-containing protein — protein MNRPCWKPALAGLLLCPLLVQAAEPTSSTSADLDGDGKPESISLRWEEGEGTFTLKVAGKAVQGKAEDTEVHGVTVVDLDRGDKWKEVAVNMGLTDGDAHCVLYGFDGKSLKELGGVHALTETSGNGIILSDSWMGFWNRREKYVLDRKAWKLSHVPQELYAVGAEGTVKQSFALVRSRTDGAVVANVAPGSKISVLAAGAPGPQGAPRWYLVKSATGLLGWTQEQNLLDKTEGLPWAG, from the coding sequence TTGAATCGCCCCTGCTGGAAGCCCGCCCTTGCGGGACTGTTGCTGTGTCCCCTGCTCGTCCAGGCCGCGGAGCCGACGTCCTCCACGTCCGCCGACCTGGACGGGGATGGCAAGCCCGAGTCCATCTCCCTCCGGTGGGAGGAGGGCGAGGGCACCTTCACCCTGAAGGTGGCGGGAAAAGCCGTCCAGGGGAAGGCGGAGGACACCGAGGTCCACGGGGTGACCGTGGTGGACCTGGACCGGGGGGACAAGTGGAAGGAGGTCGCCGTGAACATGGGGCTCACGGACGGCGATGCCCACTGCGTGCTCTACGGCTTCGATGGAAAGAGCCTGAAGGAGCTGGGCGGGGTCCACGCGCTGACCGAGACGTCCGGCAACGGCATCATCCTGTCCGACTCCTGGATGGGGTTCTGGAACCGCCGCGAGAAGTACGTCCTGGACCGCAAGGCCTGGAAGCTCAGCCACGTGCCCCAGGAGCTGTACGCCGTGGGCGCCGAGGGCACGGTGAAGCAGTCCTTCGCCCTGGTGCGCAGCCGCACGGACGGCGCGGTGGTGGCCAACGTGGCCCCGGGCTCGAAGATTTCGGTGCTCGCCGCCGGGGCGCCGGGCCCCCAGGGCGCGCCCCGCTGGTACCTGGTGAAGTCCGCCACGGGGCTGCTCGGCTGGACCCAGGAGCAGAACCTGCTGGACAAGACCGAGGGCCTGCCCTGGGCGGGCTAG
- a CDS encoding alpha/beta hydrolase — protein sequence MRRMLVAVLTGVAVLYAVLCLLVFSLQRYLVFPAPPGAREPAVPGATLLRLPGPVFALHVPAPEGAPTVVHFHGNGEQLADAGWLAQAFQGAGLGFFAVEYPGYGLAGTQGPSETGLYAAAEAALTHLHRELGVPRERLVLQGQSLGSGVAVEMARRGHGTRLVLITPYTSLADVGARLFPWLPARLLVRDVFDSAAKAPGVTVPVLILHGTRDEVIPVDMGQRLGTLFPDATVRLLEGKHHNNVLSEPEVLEGLLRFAAGR from the coding sequence ATGAGACGGATGCTGGTGGCCGTGTTGACCGGGGTGGCCGTGCTGTACGCGGTGCTCTGCCTGCTGGTGTTCTCCCTGCAGCGGTACCTCGTGTTCCCCGCGCCGCCCGGTGCGCGGGAGCCCGCAGTGCCCGGGGCCACCCTGCTGCGGCTCCCCGGGCCCGTCTTCGCGCTGCACGTGCCCGCCCCGGAGGGGGCCCCCACGGTGGTGCACTTCCATGGCAACGGGGAGCAGCTCGCGGACGCGGGCTGGCTGGCGCAGGCGTTCCAGGGGGCGGGGCTGGGCTTCTTCGCGGTGGAGTACCCCGGCTATGGGCTCGCGGGGACGCAGGGCCCTTCGGAGACGGGGCTCTATGCCGCCGCCGAGGCGGCGCTGACGCACCTGCACCGGGAGCTGGGCGTGCCCCGGGAGCGCCTGGTGCTCCAGGGGCAGTCGCTCGGCTCGGGCGTGGCGGTGGAGATGGCCCGGCGGGGGCATGGCACGCGGCTGGTGCTCATCACCCCCTACACCTCGCTCGCGGACGTGGGGGCGCGGCTCTTTCCGTGGCTGCCCGCGCGGCTGCTCGTGAGGGATGTGTTCGACAGCGCCGCGAAGGCCCCCGGGGTGACGGTGCCGGTGCTCATCCTCCATGGCACCCGGGACGAGGTGATTCCCGTGGACATGGGCCAGCGCCTGGGGACGCTGTTTCCGGACGCCACCGTGCGGCTGCTCGAAGGAAAGCACCACAACAACGTGCTCTCCGAGCCGGAGGTCCTCGAGGGGCTGCTGCGCTTCGCCGCGGGGCGCTAG
- the serB gene encoding phosphoserine phosphatase SerB → MPSHLTPPEPVLLTVIGRDHPGIASRLTGQLAEAGAELLDIEQVVVQDRLTLCLLVRLPEKGDVLKELLFAAHELGVVLEFQTVPVPGSKPVPSSNRHVVTVVGRKLGAREVHAVTECLAGHLANIERIQRLTETELGSVEFHISLPTGRDPEELKRALLELSMASNTFDVALQRESLYRRSKRLVVMDMDSTLIRIEVIDELARVHGVGEQVSRITERAMQGEMDYDESLRQRVALLKGLDSRVLRDLASNLPLTEGAETLIPVLKRLGYRTAIISGGFSVAAEALKNRLGIDYAHSNMLEEADGKLTGRTLGPIVNAKRKAELLESIAQTEGILLDQVIAVGDGANDLLMLEKAGLGIAFRAKRKLRQAADTSISSGGLDTILYLLGLTGRELLEARPPATGTQDRRSSG, encoded by the coding sequence ATGCCTTCTCACCTCACCCCTCCAGAGCCCGTTCTCCTCACCGTCATCGGACGGGACCACCCCGGCATCGCCTCCCGGCTCACCGGCCAGCTCGCCGAGGCCGGGGCCGAGCTGCTCGACATCGAGCAGGTGGTGGTGCAGGACCGCCTCACCCTGTGCCTCCTGGTGCGCCTGCCCGAGAAGGGGGATGTGCTCAAGGAGCTGCTCTTCGCCGCCCATGAGCTGGGCGTGGTGCTGGAGTTCCAGACGGTGCCGGTGCCCGGCAGCAAGCCCGTGCCCTCGTCCAACCGCCACGTCGTCACCGTGGTGGGCCGCAAGCTCGGCGCCCGCGAGGTGCACGCCGTCACCGAGTGTCTGGCCGGGCACCTGGCCAACATCGAGCGCATCCAGCGCCTGACGGAGACGGAGCTGGGCTCCGTGGAGTTCCACATCTCCCTGCCCACGGGCAGGGACCCGGAGGAGCTCAAGCGCGCGCTGCTGGAGCTGTCCATGGCCTCCAACACGTTCGACGTGGCGCTCCAGCGCGAGAGCCTCTACCGGCGCAGCAAGCGGCTGGTGGTGATGGACATGGACTCCACGCTCATCCGCATCGAGGTCATCGACGAGCTGGCGCGCGTGCACGGCGTGGGCGAGCAGGTCTCCCGCATCACCGAGCGCGCCATGCAGGGGGAGATGGACTACGACGAGTCCCTGCGCCAGCGCGTGGCGCTGCTCAAGGGGCTGGACTCGCGGGTGCTCCGGGACTTGGCCTCCAACCTGCCGCTCACGGAGGGGGCCGAGACGCTCATCCCCGTGCTCAAGCGGCTCGGCTACCGCACGGCCATCATCAGCGGGGGCTTCTCCGTGGCGGCCGAGGCGCTCAAGAACCGGCTGGGCATCGACTACGCCCACTCCAACATGCTGGAGGAGGCGGACGGCAAGCTCACCGGCCGCACGCTGGGGCCCATCGTCAACGCCAAGCGCAAGGCGGAGCTGCTGGAGAGCATCGCCCAGACGGAAGGGATTCTCCTCGACCAGGTCATCGCCGTGGGCGATGGGGCCAATGACTTGCTGATGCTGGAGAAGGCGGGGCTGGGCATCGCATTCCGGGCCAAGCGCAAGCTGCGCCAGGCGGCCGACACCTCCATCTCCTCCGGCGGCCTGGACACCATCCTCTACCTGCTGGGGCTCACCGGCCGGGAGCTATTGGAGGCCCGCCCTCCCGCCACGGGCACGCAGGACCGCCGCTCCAGCGGCTAG